A segment of the Nostoc sp. TCL26-01 genome:
AATTGAGGCTTGATAACCACCTGACCACGAGGATTAATATAACCATATTTATAATTAATTAATACTAGTGCCAATCCATTAGAGAAAGCAAAAGATAACCGAAATTGGGGTGGTATGATTTTTTTCCCTGTTTTATCAATATAGCCATACTTATCATCAATCTTGATCTGCGCTCGTTCGTCAATAAAACTCCAAGCTAAATCAAACTGTGGTTTGATGACTATCTTACCTGTTTGATCAATAAAACCATACTGACCATTTTTAACAATGCGAAATAGTGGAGTTGACACAATCTTAGACTCTGGTGATGAACTTGAGGATTGCTTGTGTTGATCAGGCAGAATAGAAGTTTGTAAGTGCTGATTATTACTAGCGAAGATGCCACATATAATATTTAAACACAGGTAAAAACAAATATATTGCTGCACTGGAAAATACCTTCTTTTTTGTTGGTAACGGGTAAAAAAGTTCTTGTAGTCGGATTATTTCTGTATTGATGAATGGCAATCACAACTCGGCAATTCCCCGCTTCAATGCTACAATCAACGCTTGAGTGCGATCGCTCACGCCTAATTTGCTGAGAATTCGGTTGATGTGGGCTTTGACGGTACTTTCAGTAATATTCAAAGCCATACCAATATCGTGATTATTCAAACCGCGTGTCATCAGAGCGATTACCTGGCGCTCGCGCTCGCTCAACTCTGGATTGTTCATCCGTTGCACCAGCTTGGCGGCGACTTCAGAAGGAATACATGATTGTCCGCTATGAACCAGATGAATAGCATTAAGCAGTGCATCTGGTTCGGCATCCTTAAGCAGATAACCCTTGGCTCCGGCGCGTAGTCCGCGATAAATATTTTCATCGCCATCATAAGTAGTTAGTATGATAATGCTGGCACAAACGAATTCAGTGCAGATGGCCGCAGTTGCATCGACTCCGCTCACGAGGGGCATCCGTAAGTCCATTAAGGTGACATCAGGCTGTAGTTGCCGATATTGGTTGATCGCTTCCTGCCCATTACCCGCTTGCCCCACTACCTTCATATCAGGCTCATTCTCAATCATTGCGGCGAGTCCCTGTCGGACGATTGAGTGATCGTCAACAATCAAAACGCCAATTTCTGCGGACTGACTCATGTTGCTGTCTCCCGATTCACACATACGACTACTTTTGTTCCCTGCTCCAGTTGGCTCTCAATCGAGAGCTGTGCCTCAATCTGCTCCGCTCGCTCGCTCATACCCAGCAAACCAAACCCCTGACTTAAGATTGTGTCGTTAACTTCAAATCCTCGTCCGTTGTCTCTAATCCGTAAAATACATCTGGTAGGTTCATAGACTAATTCAATCCGAATTTCGTTGGCGTGAGCATACTTAATTGCATTCGTAAATGCTTCCTGTCCAATTTTCAAAAGGTTATTCTCTGTTTCTGAGGATAATGTGTAAGGCGTACCCACAATCTCACAAATCAAGCTGGTTTCGGTTGAGGATTTCATCAGTGATACAAACTGCTCCAGCGCCGTCCACAGGTTGCCAGTTTCTAACAACTGAGGACGCAGTGCCGCAACGGAGCGTCGAGCCTCTACCAGCCCACTACGAGCTAGCTCGCGCACAGTGTTAATATGCGTTGGTATTGCTTTTGGGTTAGTTGTCACTAACCGAGCAACAGTACCCATATGAACCAAAATTCCTGTAAAGGCTTGCGCTAGCGTATCGTGAATTTCTCGCGCCATGCGATTGCGTTCTTCTAGAATTGAAGCTTGCTCGGCACGTTTGCGATCGCTAATATCCAGAATCACACCTAACATTTGTACAGGCTGTCCGGCGGCGTTGTAAATGCCTCGACCCCTGCCAACTAACCAGTGAATACTACCATCTGGGTAGATCGCTCGATATTCAGCTTCAAAATCAGTGTGTGTTGCTAGAGCCACTGTCACAGCTTGCTCAACCCGATGAATATCATTTGGGTGAACGCGATCGCGCCATACCTGATAACTGCTCTCAACTTCACCTGGGACTAACCCCAGCAATCGAGCGTGGTTATCGTTCCACTCTGTTGTATTCTCTAGGATATTCCAGTTCCAACTGCCGATATTGGTAAAATCCATTGTCAGCCTACGTTGCTCTTCACTCTGCCGCAGGGCGTTTTCAAATCGTTGGCGCTCTTCAATCTCTTGCGACAGGAGCAAAGTCCGCTCGATGACTTGTTGTTCCAATGTTCGGTTGTAATCGGCTAGTAGTCGCTCGGCTTGTTTGCGTTCGGTGATGTCTTGAAAGGCGGCGATCGCATAAACCACATTCCCCTGTTCGTCAAAGACTGGAGTTCCCCATACTGCGCAGGGAATATTTATGTCGTTTTGGCGAATATCTGCATCATCAATCCTGGTGCGTTCGCCACTCAGCGCCCGGATGATCGGCATTCTCTGTGTCGGATAAATTTGATCGGTTCCCGTCACATAAAATTGATAAATCTCTGCAAGCTGCTCTGGTGTCGCGGCAGGATCGACACCTTTACCCATCAGCTCAATCCCCCTCTGGTTGACATAGTAAGGGCGACCCGTCCCGTCAATGATGCCAATTCCCACCGGAATCGCTTCTAGAAATTGACTCATCTGACTTTCGCTGGCACGGAGCTTTGCGTAGAGTTTAGCATTTTCAATCGCGATCGCTGCCTGAGTGGATAACAGATGTAACAGTTCTGAGCGTGCGGGTGTAAAAACACCAGTTGCCAAGCGATTTTCCAAATACAACACGCCGACGAGCTGACTTTGTTTCAACAGAGGCAAACAGAGCAGTGATTGCGTTTGGTTGCGCTGAATGTATGGCTCATTGATGAAGTTACCTTCACGAGTTGCATCATTAAGGATGA
Coding sequences within it:
- a CDS encoding response regulator transcription factor, translating into MSQSAEIGVLIVDDHSIVRQGLAAMIENEPDMKVVGQAGNGQEAINQYRQLQPDVTLMDLRMPLVSGVDATAAICTEFVCASIIILTTYDGDENIYRGLRAGAKGYLLKDAEPDALLNAIHLVHSGQSCIPSEVAAKLVQRMNNPELSERERQVIALMTRGLNNHDIGMALNITESTVKAHINRILSKLGVSDRTQALIVALKRGIAEL